A single region of the Mugil cephalus isolate CIBA_MC_2020 chromosome 4, CIBA_Mcephalus_1.1, whole genome shotgun sequence genome encodes:
- the hmces gene encoding abasic site processing protein HMCES: MCGRTACTLAPDEVSRACSYRSKGGKRRQPRWRDGDADKYQPSYNKNPQSMNPVLLSGRHLDENASRKERVLTCMRWGLVPAWFKGDDPKKMQFNTSNCRSENILEKKSYKDPFVKGQRCVVLADGFYEWQKLEKGKQPYFIYFPQVQEPGQERKEGDPATISHKKNSEAVRPAGKGEEAPGEWTGWRLLTMAGVFDCWTPPGGGEPLYTYSIITVNAAPNLESIHNRMPAILDGEDEVRRWLDFGKVKSLDALKLLESKNILTFHPVSTLVNNTRNNVPKCLEPVDLNSKKEPKPTASSKMMKSWLASGSPLKRKESDMSDGREEQRDKIQHKSTGLKQWLQGTNKKPRTK; this comes from the exons ATGTGTGGAAGGACTGCATGCACACTCGCTCCCGACGAGGTGAGTCGAGCCTGCTCGTACAGGAGCAAAGGGGGTAAGAGGAGACAGCCCCGGTGGAGGGATGGAGACGCAGACAAATACCAACCTTCTTACAACAAGAACCCCCAGTCCATGAATCCGGTCCTGCTGTCAGGGAGGCATTTGGACGAG AATGCTTCTAGGAAGGAGCGTGTGTTGACCTGCATGCGTTGGGGTCTGGTACCTGCCTGGTTCAAGGGGGACGACCCCAAGAAGATGCAGTTCAATACCAGCAACTGCCGCAGTGAGAATATATTGGAGAAGAAGTCGTACAAG GATCCCTTCGTCAAAGGGCAGCGCTGCGTCGTCCTGGCTGACGGTTTTTACGAGTGGCAGAAGTTGGAAAAAGGCAAGCAGCCCTACTTCATCTACTTCCCCCAGGTTCAGGAGCCCGgccaggagagaaaagagggtgACCCCGCAACAATAAGTCATAAGAAGAATTCGGAGGCCGTGCGCCCTGCGGGAAAG GGCGAAGAGGCACCAGGTGAGTGGACTGGATGGAGGTTGCTGACTATGGCTGGAGTGTTTGATTGCTGGACACCACCAGGTGGTGGAGAACCTCTTTACACATACAGCATCATCACTGTGAATGCTGCCCCCAATTTAGAGAGCATCCATAACAG GATGCCAGCTATCCTGGATGGAGAGGATGAAGTGAGGCGATGGCTTGATTTTGGAAAGGTGAAGTCTCTAGATGCTCTGAAGCTGCTCGAGtctaaaaacattttgactttcCACCCCGTGTCTACGTTAGTCAACAACACGCGCAACAACGTTCCTAAGTGCCTCGAGCCAGTGGATCTCAACAGCAAAAAG GAGCCCAAGCCCACAGCGAGCAGTAAGATGATGAAAAGCTGGCTGGCGAGCGGTTCCCCTTTAAAGAGGAAGGAATCTGACATGAGTGATGGTAGAGAAGAGCAACGAGACAAGATTCAGCACAAGTCCACAGGACTGAAGCAGTGGCTGCAGGGAACCAATAAGAAACCAAGAACCAAGTGA
- the LOC125006634 gene encoding tubulin monoglycylase TTLL3-like isoform X2, translating to MSVDVNTETTRSGQAVQGPEGQGVFALCPDEVTRAEVKVCRGSVSLPVLNPDRMRAAKAFADKAVKMHKVFSVQGPYPVIRAALRARGWVERRKHSSKQPLHHRQAEDSRASSNDGDDSDDSDDNSDDVEKDQDPSRLHDIMSRMVRNEMVYFFWTSRREAINNNNLQKEQITNHFTKAGSFTTKVGLCVNLRNLHWFDSADPDTFFPRCYRLAARDEKHAFIEDYRRTACISLLKYIVERDQGVPRQEISHIIKTVRGQRKQSKRRSTPVVLPQMISIALKVCQDFLESREHTDIDISLETPQTLKEEEWAEFIDSYYLVVHGGAEIGSGDHSVSCCKAMLQRLREVSPQLDIDGIHNIWIIKPGAMSRGRGIKCFKRLDQILRLVDHDPTLIKESKWVVQKYLERPMLVHGTKFDVRQWFLVTDWNPLTVWFYKKCYLRFSTQPYSLDTLDSSVHLCNNSIQKHLRPSQRRHRGIPADNMWSDDQFRTFLSSQGQEAQWETVVVPEMKKAVIHALQTAQDLMDSRKNTFELYGADFMLGCDLHPWLIEINASPTMAPSTPVTARLCYAVQEDTLRVVLDRRVDRTASTGDFQLIYRQAAVEVPQYVGVNLLVEGYAIKCPCPLPPLRSSNCAASKPRVPVEKKDPEAKKVKPLPKRFLKNAETQPKNTSSGVLPPPPVSSEQPGLMSTQTFTLYLPMSVNKSIHTPASRQSHSPLLWKRRAEVPKVRPEKV from the exons ATGAGCGTCGATGTCAACACGGAGACCACCAGGTCTGGACAGGCTGTTCAGGGTCCGGAGGGACAGGGAGTCTTTGCACTGTGTCCAGATGAAG TTACACGTGCTGAGGTCAAAGTTTGCCGTGGTTCGGTCAGCCTACCTGTTCTCAACCCAGACAGAATGAGGGCAGCCAAGGCGTTTGCAGATAAAGCTGTCAAG ATGCATAAGGTGTTCTCTGTCCAGGGTCCTTACCCTGTCATCAGGGCGGCATTGAGGGCTAGAGGTTGGGTTGAGCGACGTAAGCACTCCTCTAAACAGCCACTACACCATCGTCAGGCCGAAGACAGCAGAGCCAGCTCGAATGATGGTGATGACAGCGACGATTCAGACG ACAACTCAGACGATGTTGAAAAAGATCAGGACCCTAGCAGACTACATGATATcatg TCTCGCATGGTACGGAATGAAATGGTTTATTTCTTCTGGACAAGCCGTAGAGAAGCCATCAACAATAACAACTTGCAGAAAGAACAGATCACCAATCATTTCACAAAGGCAGGCAGCTTCACCACCAAG GTGGGATTGTGCGTGAACCTGAGAAACCTGCATTGGTTTGATTCGGCTGACCCGGACACCTTCTTCCCCCGCTGTTACAGACTAGCAGCACGGGATGAGAAGCATGCATTCATTG AGGACTACAGGAGGACAGCCTGCATTAGCCTTCTGAAGTACATCGTGGAGAGGGATCAGGGTGTTCCTAGACAGGAAATAAGCCACATCATTAAGACTGTTCGGG GCCAGAGGAAGCAAAGCAAACGGCGGAGTACACCAGTGGTCCTTCCTCAAATGATCAGCATCGCACTCAAAGTGTGCCAGGATTTCCTTGAGAGTCGGGAGCACACCGACATAGACATAAGCTTGGAGACGCCGCAAACACTTAAAGAAGAGGAGTGGGCAGAGTTTATTGACAGCTACTACCTCGTTGTTCA TGGTGGAGCTGAGATTGGGAGCGGCGACCATTCTGTGTCCTGCTGCAAGGCCATGCTGCAGAGACTGCGGGAGGTCAGTCCACAGCTGGACATAGACGGCATACACAACATCTGGATCATCAAACCTGGAGCAATGTCCAGAGGCAGAG GCATCAAATGCTTCAAGCGTCTAGATCAGATCCTCAGGCTGGTGGACCACGACCCGACCCTTATAAAGGAAAGCAAGTGGGTGGTGCAGAAGTACCTGGAGCGCCCCATGCTGGTCCATGGCACCAAGTTTGACGTGCGCCAGTGGTTTCTGGtcactgactggaaccctctgaCTGTGTGGTTCTACAAAAAGTGCTACTTGCGCTTTTCCACACAGCCTTACTCGCTGGACACACTGGACAG CTCTGTTCACTTGTGTAATAACTCTATCCAGAAGCACCTGAGGCCCTCCCAACGACGCCATCGAGGCATCCCGGCAGACAACATGTGGTCGGATGACCAGTTCAGGACCTTTCTGTCCAGCCAGGGGCAGGAAGCTCAGTGGGAGACTGTTGTAGTCCCAGAAATGAAGAAGGCTGTGATCCACGCGTTACAGACAGCACAGGATCTGATGGACTCacgcaaaaacacatttgaactGTATGGTGCTGATTTTATGTTAG gttgTGATCTTCATCCATGGTTAATAGAAATCAATGCCAGCCCCACGATGGCCCCCTCCACCCCTGTGACAGCCCGACTCTGTTATGCTGTGCAGGAGGACACATTAAGAGTCGTCCTCGATCGGAGAGTTGATCGCACCGCAAGCACCGGAGACTTTCAGCTCATATATAGACAG GCAGCAGTAGAAGTCCCTCAGTATGTAGGAGTCAACCTGCTTGTTGAGGGATACGCAATCAAATGCCCCTGCCCACTGCCACCACTGAGGTCCTCCAACTGTGCCGCATCAAAACCCAGGGTCCCTGTCGAAAAGAAGGATCCCGAAGCTAAAAAAGTAAAGCCGCTGCCCAAGAGGTTTTTGAAGAATGCAGAGACTCAGCCTAAAAACACCAGCAGTGGGGttctgccacctcctcctgtttcctccgAGCAGCCCGGGCTCATGTCCActcaaacattcacactttaCCTGCCAATGAGTGTGAACAAGTCCATCCACACACCTGCTAGTCGCCAGTCACACTCGCCGCTTttgtggaagaggagagcagaggtACCGAAGGTGCGCCCTGAGAAAGTCTAA
- the LOC125006634 gene encoding tubulin monoglycylase TTLL3-like isoform X1, whose amino-acid sequence MSVDVNTETTRSGQAVQGPEGQGVFALCPDEVTRAEVKVCRGSVSLPVLNPDRMRAAKAFADKAVKMHKVFSVQGPYPVIRAALRARGWVERRKHSSKQPLHHRQAEDSRASSNDGDDSDDSDGELEEYNSDDVEKDQDPSRLHDIMSRMVRNEMVYFFWTSRREAINNNNLQKEQITNHFTKAGSFTTKVGLCVNLRNLHWFDSADPDTFFPRCYRLAARDEKHAFIEDYRRTACISLLKYIVERDQGVPRQEISHIIKTVRGQRKQSKRRSTPVVLPQMISIALKVCQDFLESREHTDIDISLETPQTLKEEEWAEFIDSYYLVVHGGAEIGSGDHSVSCCKAMLQRLREVSPQLDIDGIHNIWIIKPGAMSRGRGIKCFKRLDQILRLVDHDPTLIKESKWVVQKYLERPMLVHGTKFDVRQWFLVTDWNPLTVWFYKKCYLRFSTQPYSLDTLDSSVHLCNNSIQKHLRPSQRRHRGIPADNMWSDDQFRTFLSSQGQEAQWETVVVPEMKKAVIHALQTAQDLMDSRKNTFELYGADFMLGCDLHPWLIEINASPTMAPSTPVTARLCYAVQEDTLRVVLDRRVDRTASTGDFQLIYRQAAVEVPQYVGVNLLVEGYAIKCPCPLPPLRSSNCAASKPRVPVEKKDPEAKKVKPLPKRFLKNAETQPKNTSSGVLPPPPVSSEQPGLMSTQTFTLYLPMSVNKSIHTPASRQSHSPLLWKRRAEVPKVRPEKV is encoded by the exons ATGAGCGTCGATGTCAACACGGAGACCACCAGGTCTGGACAGGCTGTTCAGGGTCCGGAGGGACAGGGAGTCTTTGCACTGTGTCCAGATGAAG TTACACGTGCTGAGGTCAAAGTTTGCCGTGGTTCGGTCAGCCTACCTGTTCTCAACCCAGACAGAATGAGGGCAGCCAAGGCGTTTGCAGATAAAGCTGTCAAG ATGCATAAGGTGTTCTCTGTCCAGGGTCCTTACCCTGTCATCAGGGCGGCATTGAGGGCTAGAGGTTGGGTTGAGCGACGTAAGCACTCCTCTAAACAGCCACTACACCATCGTCAGGCCGAAGACAGCAGAGCCAGCTCGAATGATGGTGATGACAGCGACGATTCAGACGGTGAGCTCGAAGAAT ACAACTCAGACGATGTTGAAAAAGATCAGGACCCTAGCAGACTACATGATATcatg TCTCGCATGGTACGGAATGAAATGGTTTATTTCTTCTGGACAAGCCGTAGAGAAGCCATCAACAATAACAACTTGCAGAAAGAACAGATCACCAATCATTTCACAAAGGCAGGCAGCTTCACCACCAAG GTGGGATTGTGCGTGAACCTGAGAAACCTGCATTGGTTTGATTCGGCTGACCCGGACACCTTCTTCCCCCGCTGTTACAGACTAGCAGCACGGGATGAGAAGCATGCATTCATTG AGGACTACAGGAGGACAGCCTGCATTAGCCTTCTGAAGTACATCGTGGAGAGGGATCAGGGTGTTCCTAGACAGGAAATAAGCCACATCATTAAGACTGTTCGGG GCCAGAGGAAGCAAAGCAAACGGCGGAGTACACCAGTGGTCCTTCCTCAAATGATCAGCATCGCACTCAAAGTGTGCCAGGATTTCCTTGAGAGTCGGGAGCACACCGACATAGACATAAGCTTGGAGACGCCGCAAACACTTAAAGAAGAGGAGTGGGCAGAGTTTATTGACAGCTACTACCTCGTTGTTCA TGGTGGAGCTGAGATTGGGAGCGGCGACCATTCTGTGTCCTGCTGCAAGGCCATGCTGCAGAGACTGCGGGAGGTCAGTCCACAGCTGGACATAGACGGCATACACAACATCTGGATCATCAAACCTGGAGCAATGTCCAGAGGCAGAG GCATCAAATGCTTCAAGCGTCTAGATCAGATCCTCAGGCTGGTGGACCACGACCCGACCCTTATAAAGGAAAGCAAGTGGGTGGTGCAGAAGTACCTGGAGCGCCCCATGCTGGTCCATGGCACCAAGTTTGACGTGCGCCAGTGGTTTCTGGtcactgactggaaccctctgaCTGTGTGGTTCTACAAAAAGTGCTACTTGCGCTTTTCCACACAGCCTTACTCGCTGGACACACTGGACAG CTCTGTTCACTTGTGTAATAACTCTATCCAGAAGCACCTGAGGCCCTCCCAACGACGCCATCGAGGCATCCCGGCAGACAACATGTGGTCGGATGACCAGTTCAGGACCTTTCTGTCCAGCCAGGGGCAGGAAGCTCAGTGGGAGACTGTTGTAGTCCCAGAAATGAAGAAGGCTGTGATCCACGCGTTACAGACAGCACAGGATCTGATGGACTCacgcaaaaacacatttgaactGTATGGTGCTGATTTTATGTTAG gttgTGATCTTCATCCATGGTTAATAGAAATCAATGCCAGCCCCACGATGGCCCCCTCCACCCCTGTGACAGCCCGACTCTGTTATGCTGTGCAGGAGGACACATTAAGAGTCGTCCTCGATCGGAGAGTTGATCGCACCGCAAGCACCGGAGACTTTCAGCTCATATATAGACAG GCAGCAGTAGAAGTCCCTCAGTATGTAGGAGTCAACCTGCTTGTTGAGGGATACGCAATCAAATGCCCCTGCCCACTGCCACCACTGAGGTCCTCCAACTGTGCCGCATCAAAACCCAGGGTCCCTGTCGAAAAGAAGGATCCCGAAGCTAAAAAAGTAAAGCCGCTGCCCAAGAGGTTTTTGAAGAATGCAGAGACTCAGCCTAAAAACACCAGCAGTGGGGttctgccacctcctcctgtttcctccgAGCAGCCCGGGCTCATGTCCActcaaacattcacactttaCCTGCCAATGAGTGTGAACAAGTCCATCCACACACCTGCTAGTCGCCAGTCACACTCGCCGCTTttgtggaagaggagagcagaggtACCGAAGGTGCGCCCTGAGAAAGTCTAA
- the LOC125006634 gene encoding tubulin monoglycylase TTLL3-like isoform X3 has translation MSVDVNTETTRSGQAVQGPEGQGVFALCPDEVTRAEVKVCRGSVSLPVLNPDRMRAAKAFADKAVKGPYPVIRAALRARGWVERRKHSSKQPLHHRQAEDSRASSNDGDDSDDSDGELEEYNSDDVEKDQDPSRLHDIMSRMVRNEMVYFFWTSRREAINNNNLQKEQITNHFTKAGSFTTKVGLCVNLRNLHWFDSADPDTFFPRCYRLAARDEKHAFIEDYRRTACISLLKYIVERDQGVPRQEISHIIKTVRGQRKQSKRRSTPVVLPQMISIALKVCQDFLESREHTDIDISLETPQTLKEEEWAEFIDSYYLVVHGGAEIGSGDHSVSCCKAMLQRLREVSPQLDIDGIHNIWIIKPGAMSRGRGIKCFKRLDQILRLVDHDPTLIKESKWVVQKYLERPMLVHGTKFDVRQWFLVTDWNPLTVWFYKKCYLRFSTQPYSLDTLDSSVHLCNNSIQKHLRPSQRRHRGIPADNMWSDDQFRTFLSSQGQEAQWETVVVPEMKKAVIHALQTAQDLMDSRKNTFELYGADFMLGCDLHPWLIEINASPTMAPSTPVTARLCYAVQEDTLRVVLDRRVDRTASTGDFQLIYRQAAVEVPQYVGVNLLVEGYAIKCPCPLPPLRSSNCAASKPRVPVEKKDPEAKKVKPLPKRFLKNAETQPKNTSSGVLPPPPVSSEQPGLMSTQTFTLYLPMSVNKSIHTPASRQSHSPLLWKRRAEVPKVRPEKV, from the exons ATGAGCGTCGATGTCAACACGGAGACCACCAGGTCTGGACAGGCTGTTCAGGGTCCGGAGGGACAGGGAGTCTTTGCACTGTGTCCAGATGAAG TTACACGTGCTGAGGTCAAAGTTTGCCGTGGTTCGGTCAGCCTACCTGTTCTCAACCCAGACAGAATGAGGGCAGCCAAGGCGTTTGCAGATAAAGCTGTCAAG GGTCCTTACCCTGTCATCAGGGCGGCATTGAGGGCTAGAGGTTGGGTTGAGCGACGTAAGCACTCCTCTAAACAGCCACTACACCATCGTCAGGCCGAAGACAGCAGAGCCAGCTCGAATGATGGTGATGACAGCGACGATTCAGACGGTGAGCTCGAAGAAT ACAACTCAGACGATGTTGAAAAAGATCAGGACCCTAGCAGACTACATGATATcatg TCTCGCATGGTACGGAATGAAATGGTTTATTTCTTCTGGACAAGCCGTAGAGAAGCCATCAACAATAACAACTTGCAGAAAGAACAGATCACCAATCATTTCACAAAGGCAGGCAGCTTCACCACCAAG GTGGGATTGTGCGTGAACCTGAGAAACCTGCATTGGTTTGATTCGGCTGACCCGGACACCTTCTTCCCCCGCTGTTACAGACTAGCAGCACGGGATGAGAAGCATGCATTCATTG AGGACTACAGGAGGACAGCCTGCATTAGCCTTCTGAAGTACATCGTGGAGAGGGATCAGGGTGTTCCTAGACAGGAAATAAGCCACATCATTAAGACTGTTCGGG GCCAGAGGAAGCAAAGCAAACGGCGGAGTACACCAGTGGTCCTTCCTCAAATGATCAGCATCGCACTCAAAGTGTGCCAGGATTTCCTTGAGAGTCGGGAGCACACCGACATAGACATAAGCTTGGAGACGCCGCAAACACTTAAAGAAGAGGAGTGGGCAGAGTTTATTGACAGCTACTACCTCGTTGTTCA TGGTGGAGCTGAGATTGGGAGCGGCGACCATTCTGTGTCCTGCTGCAAGGCCATGCTGCAGAGACTGCGGGAGGTCAGTCCACAGCTGGACATAGACGGCATACACAACATCTGGATCATCAAACCTGGAGCAATGTCCAGAGGCAGAG GCATCAAATGCTTCAAGCGTCTAGATCAGATCCTCAGGCTGGTGGACCACGACCCGACCCTTATAAAGGAAAGCAAGTGGGTGGTGCAGAAGTACCTGGAGCGCCCCATGCTGGTCCATGGCACCAAGTTTGACGTGCGCCAGTGGTTTCTGGtcactgactggaaccctctgaCTGTGTGGTTCTACAAAAAGTGCTACTTGCGCTTTTCCACACAGCCTTACTCGCTGGACACACTGGACAG CTCTGTTCACTTGTGTAATAACTCTATCCAGAAGCACCTGAGGCCCTCCCAACGACGCCATCGAGGCATCCCGGCAGACAACATGTGGTCGGATGACCAGTTCAGGACCTTTCTGTCCAGCCAGGGGCAGGAAGCTCAGTGGGAGACTGTTGTAGTCCCAGAAATGAAGAAGGCTGTGATCCACGCGTTACAGACAGCACAGGATCTGATGGACTCacgcaaaaacacatttgaactGTATGGTGCTGATTTTATGTTAG gttgTGATCTTCATCCATGGTTAATAGAAATCAATGCCAGCCCCACGATGGCCCCCTCCACCCCTGTGACAGCCCGACTCTGTTATGCTGTGCAGGAGGACACATTAAGAGTCGTCCTCGATCGGAGAGTTGATCGCACCGCAAGCACCGGAGACTTTCAGCTCATATATAGACAG GCAGCAGTAGAAGTCCCTCAGTATGTAGGAGTCAACCTGCTTGTTGAGGGATACGCAATCAAATGCCCCTGCCCACTGCCACCACTGAGGTCCTCCAACTGTGCCGCATCAAAACCCAGGGTCCCTGTCGAAAAGAAGGATCCCGAAGCTAAAAAAGTAAAGCCGCTGCCCAAGAGGTTTTTGAAGAATGCAGAGACTCAGCCTAAAAACACCAGCAGTGGGGttctgccacctcctcctgtttcctccgAGCAGCCCGGGCTCATGTCCActcaaacattcacactttaCCTGCCAATGAGTGTGAACAAGTCCATCCACACACCTGCTAGTCGCCAGTCACACTCGCCGCTTttgtggaagaggagagcagaggtACCGAAGGTGCGCCCTGAGAAAGTCTAA